ATGGTGTCCTCGTTGTGCACCGCGTTGACGAGGCGCTCGTACGCGGCGAAGAGCAGCGCCATGCCCGGCGCCTCGTAGATGCCGCGGCTCTTGGCCTCGATGATGCGGTTCTCGATCTGGTCGGACATGCCCAGCCCGTGGCGCCCGCCGACGGCGTTCGCCTCCAGCACGAGGTCGACCGGGGAGGAGAAGGTGCGCCCGTTGATGGAGACCGGGCGGCCCTGCTCGAAGCCGATGACGACGTCCTCGGCCTCGATCTCGACGGCCGGGTCCCAGAACCGCACGCCCATGATCGGCTGCACGATCTCGATGCCCGTGTCGAGCTGCTCGAGCGACTTGGCCTCGTGGGTGGCGCCCCAGATGTTGGCGTCGGTGGAGTAGGCCTTCTCCGTGGAGTCGCGGTAGGGCAGGTCGTGCGCGACCAGCCACTCCGACATCTCCTTGCGGCCGCCCAGCTCGGCGACGAACTGCGCGTCGAGCCACGGCTTGTAGATCCGCAGCGCCGGGTTGGCCATGAGGCCGTAGCGGTAGAACCGCTCGATGTCGTTGCCCTTGTAGGTGGAGCCGTCGCCCCAGATCTGCACGTCGTCGTCGAGCATCGCCCGGACGAGCTTGGTGCCGGTCACCGCGCGGCCCAGGGGCGTGGTGTTGAAGTACGCCCGACCGGCGGAACGGATGTGGAAGGCGCCGCACGTCAGCGCGGCCAGGCCCTCCTCCACCAGCGCCTCGCGGCAGTCGACCAGGCGCGCCACCTCGGCGCCGTACTGGCCGGCGCGGCCGGGCACGGCGTCGATGTCGGGCTCGTCGTACTGGCCGATGTTCGCGGTGTAGGTGCAGGGCACGGCGCCCTTGTCGCGCATCCAGGCGACCGCCACGGAGGTGTCGAGACCTCCGGAGAAGGCGATGCCGACGCGCTCGCCGACGGGCAGGGAGGTCAGGACCTTGGACACGGCCACTGATCCTGCCAGGAGTGGGCGGGGTGCTGCTCACTACGCTCCCCGACCATGGCCTCTTCACCGGTGAAGCAGCACAAGTTCCTGCTCGACGAGTCCGAGATGCCGACCCGCTGGTACAACATCGTGCCCGACCTGCCGGCGCCGCCCCCGCCGCCGCTGCACCCCGGCACGCACCAGCCGATCGGCCCGGAGGACCTCGCCGGCCTCTTCCCGATGGACCTCATCGCGCAGGAGGTCAGCACCGAGCGCTACATCGACATCCCCGAGGAGGTGCAGGAGGTCTACCGCCTCTGGCGCCCCTCACCGCTCTACCGCGCGCACTCCCTGGAGAAGGCGCTCGGCACCCCGGCACGCATCTACTACAAGTACGAGGGCGTCAGCCCCGCCGGCTCGCACAAGCCCAACACCGCCGTCCCGCAGGTCTTCTACAACGCCAGGGCCGGCGTGAAGAAGCTGACCACGGAGACCGGCGCGGGCCAGTGGGGCACCGCGCTGGCGTTCGCGTGCTCGCTGTTCGACCTCGAGTGCGAGGTGTGGCAGGTCGGCGGCTCCTACGACGCCAAGCCCTACCGCCGCACCCTCATCGAGACCTTCGGCGGCACGGTGCACCGCTCGCCGTCGCGCCTCACCGAGGCCGGACGGGCCTTCCCCGAGGACCACACCGGCTCCCTGGGCATCGCCATCTCCGAGGCGGTGGAGGTGGCCGCGCAGCGCGAGGACACCAAGTACGCCCTCGGCTCGGTGCTCAACCACGTGCTGCTGCACCAGACCGTCATCGGCGAGGAGGCGCTGCTGCAGCTGGCCAAGGCCGGGGAGACCGACGTCGACCTCGTCATCGGCTGCACCGGCGGCGGCTCCAACTTCGGCGGGCTGTGCTTCCCGTTCCTGCGCGAGAAGATGGCCGGGCGCATCAACCCCGAGATCCGCGCCGTCGAGCCGGCGTCCGCGCCGAGCCTGACCCGCGGGGAGTACCGGTACGACTTCGGCGACACCGCCGGGCTCACCCCGCTGATGAAGATGCACACCCTCGGCCACGACTTCGTGCCCGACCCCATCCACGCCGGCGGCCTGCGCTACCACGGCATGGCCCCGCTCATCAGCCACGTCTACGAGCTGGGCCTCATGACGGCCACCAGCGTCGACCAGACCGCCTGCTTCGACGCCGCGGTCCGCTTCGCCCGCACCGAGGGCATCGTGCCGGCCCCCGAGCCGACGCACGCCCTCGCCGTGGCGATCCAGGAGGCGCTGGCCTGCAAGGAGACCGGGGAGGAGAAGGTCATCGTCACCGCGCTGTGCGGCCACGGCCTGCTCGACCTCGCCGCCTACGAGGCCTTCCTCGCCGGTCGCATGACCGACTCCGGCCTGTCCGAGGAGGACCTGCGCACGGCGCTCGCGGCCGTGCCCGCGATCGGCTGACCGGGCGGGCGCCCTCGTCGTCCTGGTCAGACCGACCAGGACGACGACGGGCGCAGCGGCCGCGCGCTCAGCCGTGGAGCTGGCGCACGACCTCCTCGAGGTAGAGCCGGCGCACGGCGGCGTGGCGGCCGAGCTGGTCGCCGCGCGTCAGCAGCGCACCCGTGAGCGACAGCCGGTGCGCGTCCTCCACGGCCTCGAGGAACCGGCGGGCGTCAGCGGCGGCGCCGGGGTCGAGCACGAGCTCCAGGGTCACCCGCTCGCGGCCCTCCCGGGCCGCGCGGACCACCTGCGTGCGCACCTGCACCCGCGCCGGCTCGAAGGCCTGGACGGCGGCGTCGAGGCGGCGCGCGAGCACGACCTCCTCGGGGGCGTCGTGCTCGGCGCGCGCCACGACGGCCGGGTCGTGCATGACGATCTGCAGCTCGCGGACGATGTCGTCGAGGTGCTCCTTGGCGGCCAGCAGCGCCGCCACGGGGAGGTCGGGGACCACCACGGTGACGGCCGTGTCGAGGTCGGCCCACATGGCGAGGAGGTCATCGGCGCTGGGGTCGTCGGGGTCGGTCCGCTCCTCGTCCCCGCCGAGCTCGAACCACACGCACTTGCCGGAGCCGGTGCGCTCGCTGCCCCAGCGGGAGGCCAGGGCCGCGACGAGCACCATGCCGCGCCCCGTCATGGAGGTCTGCAGCGCCGTGGCGAGGACCGGCATCGAGGGGCTGCCGTCGATGACGTCCACGCGGACGCGCTGGCGGTCCTGCCAGGACAGCACCACCTCGAAGGGGGTGCGCGCGTGCAGCACGGCGTTCGCCGCCAGCTCGGACAGCACCAGGCCGGCGTCGTCGGACAGGTCGGGGCGGCCGCGGGCGGCCAGCTCCGCCTCCACGAAGCGGCGGGCCTCGCGCACGGACGCCGTGACGGCCGGGTAGCGCGTGGCGCTGCGCCACCCCGTCCCGCCGCCGAACGACGTCTCCAGCCCCACCTGGCCATCCTCCTCGCGGGTCCGTCGAGCCGGGGGAGGGCACCGGCGCGGAGTCTCGGGGGTCACAGTAGGTGACCGCTGCCGCCCGGGAGCGGAGAAGGTCGCATGTCGCACCTGCTCGGCGCCCCCGCGTCACCGCGAGACCCCCTCCGCCGTCGCCGTGGGACCCTCGGGGACGTGCCAGACCCCGCCGACGCCACCACCGCCCTCGAGGTGGACCGGCGCCCCGACCTGCCCTCGCGCCTGCCGACGGGCGGCGCCGCGGCGGACCCGGACGCCGTCTTCGAGGCCTTCGAGGGGTGGGCCACCGACCGCGGCCTGAGCCTGTACCCGGCCCAGGAGGAGGCGCTCATCGAGGTGGTGAGCGGCTCGCACGTGGTGCTCGCCACCCCCACCGGGTCGGGCAAGTCGCTGGTGGCGCTCGGGGCGCACGCCGCGGCCATGGCGTCCGGGCGCCGCTCCGTCTACACCGCCCCCATCAAGGCCCTCGTCAGCGAGAAGTTCTTCGCGCTGGTGGAGGTGCTGGGAGCCCAGAACGTGGGCATGGTCACCGGTGACGGCGCGGTCAACGCCTCGGCGCCGGTGGTGTGCTGCACCGCCGAGGTGCTGGCCAACCGCGCGCTGCGCGAGGGCGCCGACCTGGACGTCGGGCTCGTCGTCATGGACGAGTTCCACTACTACGCCGACCGCGACCGCGGCTGGGCCTGGCAGGTGCCGCTGCTGGAGCTGACCCGCGCGCAGTTCCTCCTCATGTCCGCGACCCTCGGCGACACGTCGCGCTTCACCGACGACCTGCGCCGCCGCACCGGGCGCGAGGCCGTGCTGGTGGCCGGCGCGGAGCGTCCCGTGCCGCTCCACCACCGCTGGGCCATGACGCCCGTGCACGAGACGCTGGAGGAGCTGCTCGAGGCCCGCGAGGCGCCCGTCTACGTGGTCCACCCCACGCAGGCCGCGGCCCTGGAGCGCGCCCAGGCGTTGCTCTCCGTCACCGTCGCGGACAAGGGCGCCCGGGAGCGGATCGGCGAGGCCCTCGGCGGCTTCCGCTTCACGGCGGGCTTCGGGCAGGTGCTCTCCAAGCTCGTCCGCCACGGCGTGGGCGTGCACCACGCGGGCATGCTCCCCAAGTACCGCCGCCTCGTGGAGACCCTCGCGCAGGAGGGGCTGCTGCCCGTCATCTGCGGCACCGACACCCTTGGCGTGGGCATCAACGTGCCGATCCGGTCGGTGCTCGTCACGTCGTTGACCAAGTTCGACGGGCGCCGCACGCGCCTGCTGAGCGCGCGCGAGTTCCACCAGATCGCCGGGCGCGCCGGCCGTGCCGGCTTCGACACCTCCGGCACGTGCGTGGTGCAGGCCCCCGACCACCTCATCGAGAACGAGCGGGCGCTGGCCAAGGCCGGTGACGACCCCAAGAAGCGCCGCAAGGTGGTCAAGAAGAAGCCGCCGGAGGGCGAGGTCAGCTGGGCGCAGCCCACCTTCGAGCGGCTCGTCGCCGCGGCCCCGGAGCCGCTGACCAGCCAGATGCGGGTGACCCACGCGATGGTGCTCAACACCATCGCCCGTCCCGCGCCGACCGTGCCGGCGTTCCGCCGGCTGCTGCGCGACAACCACTCCGACCGCGCCACCCAGGTGCGCCTGGTGAAGCGGGCGGTGGCGATCGTGCGCGAGCTGGTGGCCGCCGACGTGGTCGAGAAGCTCGACGAGCCGGACGGCGACGGCCGCACGCTGCGCCTCACGGTGGACCTGCAGGCCGACTTCGCGCTCAACCAGCCGCTGTCGACCTTCGCGGTGGCGGCGCTCGACGTGCTCGACCCCGCCTCGCCGACGCCCGCCCTCGACGTCGTCAGCGTGGTGGAGGCGACCCTCGACGACCCCCGCCCGATCCTGCTGGCCCAGCAGTTCGCCGCCCGCGGCGAGGCGGTGGCGGCGATGAAGGCCGAGGGGATCGAGTACGAGGAGCGCATGGAGCTGCTCGAGGAGGTCACCTGGCCCAAGCCGCTGGAGGAGCTGCTCGGGGCGGCCTTCGAGCAGTACCGCCAGAGCGCGCCGTGGCTGCCGGAGGACGCGCTGAGCCCCAAGTCGGTGGTGCGCGAGATGCTCGAGCAGGCGATGACCTTCGGCGACCTGGTCCGCCGCTACAACCTCTCCCGCTCCGAGGGTGCGGTGCTGCGCTACCTGTCCGACGCCTACCGGGCCCTGCGCCAGACCGTCCCCGAGGACCGGCGCGGGGAGGGCCTGGACGACGTCATCGAGTGGCTCGGCGAGGTGGTCCGCCAGACCGACTCCAGCCTGCTCGACGAGTGGGAGGCGCTCACCCACCCCGAGGCGCTGGTCGACGGGTCTGCGCCCCCGCCCCCGCCGGCCCTGCGGGGGATCACGGCCAACGTGCGCGCGTTCACCGTGCAGGTCCGCAACGCGATGTGGCAGCGGGTCGACCTCCTGGCCCGCCGCCGCGCGTGGGACCTCGCCCAGCTCGACCCCGCGCTCGACCTCGACGCCTGGCAGGCGGTGGTGGCCGACTACTACGCCGAGCACGACGACGTCGGGGTGTCCGCGGCCTCCCGCGCTCCTGCGCTGCTGCAGGTCACCCACGAGAGGGAGGCGCGGCTGTGGCACGTGCGCCAGGTCGTCGACGACCCGGCGGGCGACCACGACTGGGGCTTCCTCGCCACGGTCGACCTGGAGGCCTCCGACCTGGAGGGGACCGCCGTCATCACCGGCCACGGGCTCCAGCGCATGTGATGCCCTCCTCCGGCACTCTCCCGCACGAGTGCCGGTGTGAGACCCCTCGGACCGGCACTCGCGCGGGAGAGTGCCGGCCTGGGCGGGTCAGACGCGGCGCTTGCGGCGCTCCGGCACGAGCAGCGCCAGCAGCCACGACACCACCCCGACGACGAGCGCCCCCAGCACCGCCGACCAGAAGAACCGGTCCACCACCAGCGTCAGCGGCGTGAAGCTCGACACCCACGCCGTCAGCTCGAGCATCGCGGCGTTCACCACCAGCGAGAACAGCCCCAGCGTCAGCACGTACAGCGGCAGCGACAGCAGCTTCACGACCGGCCGCACCACGGTGTTGACCACGCCGAACACCGCTCCCACCACCACGAACGTCACCGCCTGCTGGAGGTGGCCCTCGCGGGCGGTGATCGCGATGCCGGGCACCACGAGCGTGGTCACCCACAGGGCGACGGCGTTGACGAGCACGCGGACGATCACGGACATGCCCGCATGCTGGCAGACCACCTCGGATGTAGCGGCGCAGCGCGCACCGGACACGTAGGGGTGTGAGCACCCCGCTGACCACCGCCCCCGCCGCGGCTCCACCCACACCGCCAGGAGGGCCGGTGCCCGACGAGGACCGCTTCCAGGCCCTGTTCCGCGCTGCCTACCCCGACCTCGTCAGGTTCGTCGAGCGGCGGCTGCACCCGCTGGCCGCGGAGGACGTCGTCGCGGAGGTCTTCGTGGTCGCCTGGCGCCGGCTGGAGGAGGTCCCCGCCGACCACGGCCGGGCCCGCGCGTGGCTCTTCGGCGTGGCGCAGCGGACCATGCTGAACGCCCGCCGCGGCGACGCGCGCCGCCAGGCGCTCGCGGTGCGCGTCGGGTCGGTGCTGCCCGCCGACGTCGTCCCCGACGGCAGCGACCAGGTGGTCTCCCAGGTCGACCTCGCCCGCGCCTGGTGCCTGCTCAGCCCCGCCGACCAGGAGGCGCTCACCCTCACCGCGCTCGACGGCCTGACCACCGTCGAGGCCGCCGGGGTGCTCGGCATCAGCCGCACCGCGCTGAGCCTGCGCCTGGTCCGCGCCCGCCGGCGCCTGCGCGTGCACCTCGACCACCCCGCCACCCCGAAGACCGCGCCCGCTGACGGAGGCCCCCGATGAACGCCCCCCTGACCGAGCTGGACCTCACCCGCATCGACCCCACCCTGGGGCGCACCCCCGACCCCGCCTCCCCGGCGGCGGAGGCACTGCTGGCGCGGGTGCTCGCCACCCCGCGCACCCCGGAGGACCTGACCAGGGGGACGACGACGGCGACCGTCCGGCGCTCGGCCCGGCTGCGCCGCCGGTGGGTGCTCGTCGGCGCGGCGGCGGCTGTGACGGCCGCTGGCCTCGTGGCCTCGCAGGTGGTGTCCGACGCCGGGACGCCGCAGGCGTTCGCCTCCTGGACCTCCGACCCGACGCCGCTCACAGCCGAGCAGGCAGCCACGGCCGAGGCCGACTGCCTCGCCCTGATGACCGACGAGGGCCGGACGCCGCGAGGTGAGCGGGTGGCGGGTCTCGCCGACACCAGGGGCGGCTACCTCGCTGCGCTCGCCGCCACGGACCAGGGCGTCGCGACGTGCCTCTCCGCGCTGCCTGGCCGGCGCGACCCGGTCCTCGGCGCGGGGACGGGCCTGGGGGCGTGGGTTCCGGCGGACGCCGTCGCCGCCCCCGCGCCGGACGGGACGACGGTCGTCTTCGGGGGCGGCATGACGACCGCCCAGGGGTCGTACACCCAGGCGTTCGGCCGTGCGGGCGCCGACGTGACGGGCGTCGTGCTCACCGACGCCGACGGGCGCCGCGTGCAGGCCACCCTCGGCGGCGGGTGGTTCACGGCCTGGTGGCCGGCTGAGGCCACGGACTCCCTCACCGTCCGCACGACGCTGGCCGACGGCCGCACCACCGAGCGCGTGGTGCACCGCGGCGAGCACTGAGCACCACGCCCTTGCCTTCCCGCTCCGCAGCGCCTCGTGGGCACTCTCCCGCTCGAGTGCCGGTAGCAAGGTCCCCTCACCGGCACTCGGGCGGGAGAGTGCCGGCAGGGGGGCGGGCACCCCGGCTGAGAACGTTCTCAACGCCGGCGGGGCATGATGGCCCGCATGAGCGCTGCGACGGAGCAGAACAGGGCCCAGGCGGCCCCCGGGGTGCCTGACCGCCTCCCGGAGACGATGCGGGCCAGCGTGCTGCTGGCCGAGAACACGGTCGAGGTGCAGGAGCGCCCCGTCCCCGAGGCGGGTCCCGGGGAGGTGCTCGTCAGGGTGGGCTCCGTCGGGGTCTGCGGCTCCGACGTCCACTACTACCGGCACATGCGCGCCGGGGAGTTCGTCGTCGAGTCGCCGATGGTGCTGGGCCACGAGATGGGCGGCACCGTGGTGGCCGTCGGCTCCGGCGTGGACGCGTCCCGCGTCGGCGAGCGCGTGGCGGTGGACCCGCAGCGCCCCTGCCACCACTGCTCGCAGTGCCTGGCCGGCCGCTACAACCTCTGCCCGCACATGCGCTTCTACGCCACGCCGCCGGTGGACGGGTCCTTCGCCGAGTACGTCACCGCCCCCGCGGAGTTCGCCTTCCCCGTGGCCGATGGCCTCTCCGACGACGCGGCCGCCCTCCTCGAGCCGCTCAGCGTGGGCATCGCCGCGATGCGCAAGGCCCGCGTGGTGCCCGGCCAGCGGGTGCTCATCGCCGGCGCCGGCCCGATCGGCATCATCACCGCCCAGGTCGCCCGGGCCTTCGGCGCTCGCGAGGTCATCATCACCGACCTCGTGGCGCCCCGCCGCGAGCGCGCCCTGGGCTTCGGCGCCACCAGCGCGGTCGACCCGCGCGAGACCGACGTGACGGCCCTCCAGGTCGACTCCTTCATCGACGCCTCCGGCGCCCCGCCGGCCATCACCTCCGGCATCCGGTCCGTGCGCGGCGGTGGCACCGCCGTGCTGGTGGGCCTCGGCAACCCGGAGCTGACGCTGCCGGTGAGCTACATCCAGGACAACGAGATCTCCCTGACCGGCATCTTCCGGTACACCGACACCTGGCCGCTGGCCGCGCACCTGGTGGCGTCGGGCCAGGTGGACGTCGACTCCCTCGTCACCGGCCGCTACGACCTCGACCACGCCGCCGACGCGCTCGACTCCGACAAGGACCCGGAGAGCCTGAAGTCCGTCGTGGAGCCGTGGCGCTGATGGCGGCGGGCTGGGGGCCGTTCAGCCTCGAGGGGCGCACCGCCGTCGTCACCGGCGGCAACCAGGGCCTCGGGCGCGCCTTCGCGCTCGGCCTGGCGGCCGCCGGCGCGAAGGTCGCGATCATCGCCCGTGACGGAGCCCGGTCCCAGGCGTTCGTCGACGAGGCGGCAGCGGACGGCGTCGAGCTGGTCCGGGTGGACGCCGACCTCACCGTCGACGCCGACGTCGAGCGCGCCACCGCCGAGGCCCTGGCGGGTCTCGGCGGCCGCATCGACGTGCTGGTCAACAACGCCGGCACGTGCTTCCACCGGTCCAGCTGGGAGGTGCCCGACGACGAGTGGTCGGCGGTGTTCGACCTCAACGTGCGGGCGCTGTGGAAGACCTCCCTCGCGGTGGGCCGCCACATGCGCGAAGCCGGGGGCGGCTCGATCGTCAACATCGGCTCGATCTCGGCGATCATCGTCAACCGCCCGCAGGAGCAGGCCGCGTACAACGCGTCCAAGGCGGCCGTGCACCAGCTGACCAAGTCGCTGGCCGCGGAGTGGGCGCCGCACGGGATCCGTGTGAACGCCCTCGCCCCGGGGTACGTGCGCACCGCGATGGCCCCTGTCGACGAGCCCCGGTTCCGCCGGCAGTGGATCGAGGACGCACCGCAGCAGCGCGCCGCCTCTCCGGAGGAGATCGCGCCGAGCGTGGTGTTCCTCGCCAGCGACGCCGCCAGCTTCGTCACGGGCACCGTGCTCGTGGCCGACGGCGGCTACACGATCTACTGACCTGCCCGTCCACCCAGACAGGGAGTCCCGTGCGCGTCGTCGTCATCGGAGCCACCGGCCACGTCGGCACCTACCTCGTGCCCCGCCTCGTCGCGGCGGGGCACGAGGTGGTGGCCCTCTCGCGGGGCACCCGCGAGCCCTACCGGCCGCACGAGGCGTGGGCGCGGGTCCAGCGGGTGCAGGTCGACCGGGACGCCGAGGAGGCCGCGGGCAGCTTCGGCGGCCGCATCGCCGACCTGGGCGCCGACGTCGTCGTCGACATGGTCTGCTTCACCCCCGAGCAGGCGGCGCAGCTGGTCGAGGCGCTGCGCGGACGGGTCGGGCACCTCCTGCACGCGGGCACGATCTGGACCCACGGCCGCGCTGCCGCGGCGCCCCTGCGCGAGGAGGACCCGCGCGAGCCGTTCGGCGACTACGGCGTGGGCAAGGTCGCCTGCGAGGACCTCCTGCTCGCGGAGTCACGCCGCGGCGGGGTGCCCACCACCGTCATCCACCCCGGGCACATCAGCGGGCCCGGCTGGCGGGTCATCAACCCCCTGGGCAACACCGACCCGCGCGTCTGGGCCGCGCTCGCGGCGGGCGAGGAGCTGGCCGTGCCGGACGGCGGGCACCAGCTCATGCACCACGTGCACGCCGACGACGTCGCCCAGGTGTTCCAGCGGGCCCTCGAGCACCGCTCGACGGCGGTGGGGGAGAGCTTCTTCGCCGTCTCCGACCGCGGCTGGACGGTCCGCGGGCTGGCCAGGGAGGTGGCGTCCTGGTTCGGCCAGGAAGCCCGGCTGCGCGACGTCACCTGGGAGGAGTTCCGCTCCGGCTACACCGCCCGGCTGGGTGGGGACGAGGGCGCCGAGCACGCCGGAGCCTCATGGGAGCACCTCGTGCGCAACCACAGCGCCTCGGTGGAGAAGGGCCGGCGCCTGCTCGGCTACGAGCCCCGCTGGACCAGCCCGCAGGTGCTGCGGGAGGCACTGGTCTGGCTGAGTTCCCACGGAGAGGTCGACCTCGGTGGCAGGGTGCTGCCGTGCGCGTGAGGCTTCCCAAGGACACCAGGGCACCGCTGCTGGCGCGCGCCTTCGTGCGCAAGGAGCTCGGAGAGCTGCACTCCGTCGAGGTGCGCGACCGCGTCGAGCTGCTCGCCTCCGAGCTGGTCACCAACGCCGTGGTCCACGCCGGCTCGCTGGTCACCATGGACGTGGTGTGCGAGGCCTCCGGCGCGGTGCTCGTAGAGGTCGCCGACGGCAGCCCCGTCCACCCGGTGCTGCGCCAGATCGACCTCCTCGACGAGAGCGGCCGTGGCCTGGAGCTGGTCGACAAGCTCTCCGTGGAGTGGGGCGTGCGCGAGGGCGGCCTGCGCGAGCTGGAGCCCGCGGTCCCGGCCGGCGGTGCTGACGCCGCAGGTGAGCAGAAGGCCCCGGCCCTGCCGGCGGCGCTCGCGGCGGCCCTGGGCGGACGGGTGCCGCGCCAGGCCACCGGCAAGGTGGTCTGGTTCCGCGTCAGCAGCTGACGTCCGGCTGGCGTCAGGTGAGCGGCGAGCCTTCCAGGCGCGCCAGCAGGTCGGCCGCGTCGTCGTAGAGCGGGGCGTCCGGGGCCTCACCGCGCAGCAGCTCGTCGCAGAACCCGCCGGAGCGCACGAGCACCACGCCCACCCCGGCGGCGTGCGCCGAGCGCGCGTCCCACGGGGAGTCGCCCACGGCCACCGCGCGCTGGGCCCCCACCTTCTGCGCTGCCACCGAGAAGAGGTCTCCCGCGGGCTTGGACGCCTCGACGTCGTCGGCGGTGGTGACGGCGTCGACCACCTCGTCGACCAGGTCCGCTCCGATGATCGCGCAGTGGCGCTCCAGCAGGTCGCCCGGACTGGAGGACGCCAGCACCACCGCCAGCCCCCGCTCGTGGCACGCCCGCAGGAGGTCGGCGGCGCCGGGCAGGGCGGGCACCCGGTCCAGCAGCGCCAGGTACTCGGTCTTCCACGCCTCGCGCACGGCGTCGCCGTGCTCGCGCTCGACGTCGTCGCCGGCGACGGCGGCCACGAGCTGGTCGCCGCCCATCCCCACCGCGCGGTGCAGGTGCGGTGCTGGGACGACGACGCCGACCCCCTGGAAGGCGCGGGTCCACGCCACGACGTGCTGGTAGTTCGAGTCGACGAGGGTGCCGTCGACGTCGAAGAGGACCGCGTCCGGAAGGTCGTTCGTCGAGGCATCCATCGTGGGAGCCTCGCACCCTCCGTGTAGCGTCGCGAACCGTGCGCATCCTGGTGACGGGCGGAGCGGGGTACATCGGCAGCCACACGGTGGTGTCGCTGCTGGAGGAGGGACACGACGTCGTCGTCCTGGACGACCTGTCCAACGCGAGCGCCGAGGCGGTGCGGCGGGTCGGTGAGATCGCCGGCCGCGAGGTCGAGCTGCTCGAGGTGGACGTCACCGACGAGGCCGCCGTGCTGGACGCGCTGCAGCGCGTGCGTCCCGAGGCGGTGGTGCACTTCGCGGCGCTCAAGGCCGTGGGCGAGTCGGTGGCCCAGCCCGAGAGGTACTACCGCACCAACGTCGGCGGCAGCCTCAACCTCGTCAAGGCGATGGACGCCGTCGACTGCCGCACCCTCGTCTTCTCCTCCTCCGCCACCGTCTACGGCGCGGCCACGCAGATGCCGCTCACCGAGGACGCGCCGCTCGGCGCCACCAACCCCTACGGGTGGACCAAGTTCATGGTCGAGCAGGTCCTCCGAGACGTCGCCACCAGCGACGACCGCTGGTCGGTGGCGCTGCTGCGCTACTTCAACCCGGTGGGCGCCCACCCGTCGGGCCGCATCGGGGAGGACCCGCGGGGCATCCCCAACAACCTCGTCCCGTTCATCGCCCAGGTGGCCGTGGGCCGCCGCGAGCAGCTGACGATCTTCGGGGACGACTTCGACACCCCCGACGGCACCGGCGTTCGCGACTACATCCACGTGGTCGACCTCGCCGAGGGCCACGTCGCCGCGCTGCGGGCGCTCGCGGGCCTGTCCGGCGGGGGGCGCGGTGCCGGCGCCCGCGCCTGGAACCTCGGCACCGGCCGCGGCTCCTCCGTGCGCGAGGTGGTGGCGGCCTTCGAGAGGGCGTGCGGGCACGAGGTCCCCGTGCGGGTGGCCGCCCGCCGCCCGGGCGACGTGGCGGTCTCCTTCGCGGACCCGGCCCGGGCCCGGGCCGACCTCGGCTGGACGGCGCAGCGCGGCCTGGACGAGATGTGCGCTGACACCTGGCGCTGGCAGACCGCCAACCCCCAGGGCTACGCCAGCGCCTGACGCATGAGCCCAGCGTGCTCGATTAGTCACGCTGAGTTATATCGCTGCAGGAGTTCGTCGCCGCTCCGGCGTGTCTCCTCCGTTTCACGCCGGATCGGTGACGCCCGGTGACACCCTCAGACCATGCTCACGTCGCCGTGGTCACCGAGCGCACAGACGGTGACCCCACCGTCCGCGCGCCGCGACCGCGCCGCCGCCGCGGGGGTCCGGGCCGCCGTCTGGCAGCTCGACCTCCTCACCGGTGAGCTCACCTGGTCCGAGGGGATGCACCGGATCGCCGGCAGCGACCCCGCCACCACCGCACCCTCCATGCAGTGGTGGACCTCCCTGGTGGTCCCCGCCGACCGCGCTCGCGTGCGCGCCTGGCTGCTCGTGGTGCGCGAGGCGCG
This portion of the Quadrisphaera setariae genome encodes:
- a CDS encoding HAD family hydrolase; its protein translation is MDASTNDLPDAVLFDVDGTLVDSNYQHVVAWTRAFQGVGVVVPAPHLHRAVGMGGDQLVAAVAGDDVEREHGDAVREAWKTEYLALLDRVPALPGAADLLRACHERGLAVVLASSSPGDLLERHCAIIGADLVDEVVDAVTTADDVEASKPAGDLFSVAAQKVGAQRAVAVGDSPWDARSAHAAGVGVVLVRSGGFCDELLRGEAPDAPLYDDAADLLARLEGSPLT
- a CDS encoding SDR family NAD(P)-dependent oxidoreductase translates to MAAGWGPFSLEGRTAVVTGGNQGLGRAFALGLAAAGAKVAIIARDGARSQAFVDEAAADGVELVRVDADLTVDADVERATAEALAGLGGRIDVLVNNAGTCFHRSSWEVPDDEWSAVFDLNVRALWKTSLAVGRHMREAGGGSIVNIGSISAIIVNRPQEQAAYNASKAAVHQLTKSLAAEWAPHGIRVNALAPGYVRTAMAPVDEPRFRRQWIEDAPQQRAASPEEIAPSVVFLASDAASFVTGTVLVADGGYTIY
- a CDS encoding NAD(P)-dependent alcohol dehydrogenase produces the protein MSAATEQNRAQAAPGVPDRLPETMRASVLLAENTVEVQERPVPEAGPGEVLVRVGSVGVCGSDVHYYRHMRAGEFVVESPMVLGHEMGGTVVAVGSGVDASRVGERVAVDPQRPCHHCSQCLAGRYNLCPHMRFYATPPVDGSFAEYVTAPAEFAFPVADGLSDDAAALLEPLSVGIAAMRKARVVPGQRVLIAGAGPIGIITAQVARAFGAREVIITDLVAPRRERALGFGATSAVDPRETDVTALQVDSFIDASGAPPAITSGIRSVRGGGTAVLVGLGNPELTLPVSYIQDNEISLTGIFRYTDTWPLAAHLVASGQVDVDSLVTGRYDLDHAADALDSDKDPESLKSVVEPWR
- a CDS encoding NAD-dependent epimerase/dehydratase family protein produces the protein MRVVVIGATGHVGTYLVPRLVAAGHEVVALSRGTREPYRPHEAWARVQRVQVDRDAEEAAGSFGGRIADLGADVVVDMVCFTPEQAAQLVEALRGRVGHLLHAGTIWTHGRAAAAPLREEDPREPFGDYGVGKVACEDLLLAESRRGGVPTTVIHPGHISGPGWRVINPLGNTDPRVWAALAAGEELAVPDGGHQLMHHVHADDVAQVFQRALEHRSTAVGESFFAVSDRGWTVRGLAREVASWFGQEARLRDVTWEEFRSGYTARLGGDEGAEHAGASWEHLVRNHSASVEKGRRLLGYEPRWTSPQVLREALVWLSSHGEVDLGGRVLPCA
- a CDS encoding phage holin family protein, producing the protein MSVIVRVLVNAVALWVTTLVVPGIAITAREGHLQQAVTFVVVGAVFGVVNTVVRPVVKLLSLPLYVLTLGLFSLVVNAAMLELTAWVSSFTPLTLVVDRFFWSAVLGALVVGVVSWLLALLVPERRKRRV
- a CDS encoding RNA polymerase sigma factor, with translation MPDEDRFQALFRAAYPDLVRFVERRLHPLAAEDVVAEVFVVAWRRLEEVPADHGRARAWLFGVAQRTMLNARRGDARRQALAVRVGSVLPADVVPDGSDQVVSQVDLARAWCLLSPADQEALTLTALDGLTTVEAAGVLGISRTALSLRLVRARRRLRVHLDHPATPKTAPADGGPR
- a CDS encoding ATP-binding protein, with amino-acid sequence MRLPKDTRAPLLARAFVRKELGELHSVEVRDRVELLASELVTNAVVHAGSLVTMDVVCEASGAVLVEVADGSPVHPVLRQIDLLDESGRGLELVDKLSVEWGVREGGLRELEPAVPAGGADAAGEQKAPALPAALAAALGGRVPRQATGKVVWFRVSS